Proteins encoded together in one Telopea speciosissima isolate NSW1024214 ecotype Mountain lineage chromosome 6, Tspe_v1, whole genome shotgun sequence window:
- the LOC122665971 gene encoding putative F-box protein At4g22180, which translates to MDKGRRFFEEECTDSLVLALSDLELKKEGEENKKEVERNGTHKWSGLPKDMIEIILERLVFPDNLRFAAVCVPWRRVSMERRLMHKYPWVMFSFSPQTKILSFFSLSESRVYHINIPWLEARQCFGSCKGWVLASNPNPKHCFLINPFSREAPIIVLPYLDSWAGKPIYCWHSQNFFHKVILSSNPTEPGCLVLAIMDSCGLAYCKLGDNEWVVFKDIKRDDFGEDVVFYNGQVYALSVIGHQLMVLDMEDPVQVFPLYPRKQDISVCPFMDIIDQEPLFEDASFYHNYLVQSQGNLLLVSRIYRDATGSLDDRGFFTHCECGRKMFPRRYLQTIRFLVYKLVECNLESSGDSNFRYNWVKQSRLGDDQVLFLGRGFCHSLSTVGCPGLKGNTIYFTDDGKVVLNPPQQRDMGIYHLDDGQIEPLLPFDSSQFNVLPFWIIPST; encoded by the coding sequence ATggataaaggaagaagattctTTGAAGAGGAATGTACTGATAGTTTAGTTCTTGCTTTGTCTGACCTTGAGTTAAAGAAAGAAGGTGAGGAGAATAAAAAAGAGGTGGAAAGGAATGGAACACATAAGTGGTCTGGACTTCCAAAAGATATGATAGAGATTATTTTGGAACGACTAGTGTTTCCTGATAATCTGCGATTCGCAGCAGTTTGTGTGCCATGGAGAAGGGTTTCTATGGAAAGACGCCTAATGCACAAATATCCCTGGGTGATGTTCTCATTCTCTCCCCAAACTAAAATTCTTAGCTTTTTCAGTCTCTCAGAGAGTAGGGTTTATCATATCAATATACCTTGGCTGGAAGCGAGACAATGTTTTGGTTCTTGCAAGGGTTGGGTTTTGGCTTCCAACCCCAACCCGAAGCATTGTTTTCTCATCAATCCGTTCTCAAGAGAAGCCCCAATCATTGTGCTTCCTTATTTGGACAGTTGGGCTGGAAAACCTATTTATTGCTGGCACAGTCAGAATTTCTTTCACAAAGTGATTTTGTCTTCCAACCCTACTGAACCTGGCTGCCTTGTTTTAGCCATTATGGATTCATGTGGGTTAGCATATTGTAAACTTGGGGATAACGAATGGGTGGTATTCAAGGATATTAAAAGGGACGACTTTGGAGAGGATGTTGTGTTTTACAATGGGCAAGTTTATGCACTTTCAGTGATTGGTCATCAGCTTATGGTTTTGGATATGGAAGATCCGGTTCAAGTTTTTCCTCTATATCCAAGAAAACAAGACATCAGTGTATGTCCATTTATGGATATAATTGATCAGGAGCCTCTTTTTGAAGATGCCTCTTTTTATCACAATTACCTTGTGCAATCCCAGGGGAATCTATTGCTGGTTTCTAGGATCTATAGAGATGCCACGGGGAGTCTTGATGATCGTGGTTTTTTTACACACTGTGAATGTGGTAGAAAGATGTTTCCTCGTAGATATCTTCAAACTATCAGATTTCTTGTATACAAGCTGGTGGAGTGTAATCTAGAATCAAGTGGTGATTCTAATTTTAGATACAATTGGGTCAAACAATCAAGATTGGGTGATGATCAAGTGTTGTTCTTGGGGAGAGGTTTCTGTCATTCTCTCTCCACTGTTGGCTGCCCGGGTTTGAAAGGAAATACAATTTATTTCACAGATGATGGTAAGGTAGTGCTCAATCCACCTCAGCAAAGGGACATGGGAATCTACCATCTTGATGACGGCCAAATCGAGCCCTTGCTTCCATTTGATTCCTCTCAGTTCAATGTTTTGCCTTTCTGGATCATACCTTCGACATGA
- the LOC122665175 gene encoding uncharacterized protein LOC122665175 → MITHAYAMDSQNKAEELASTILASSSPPMISAACTAVEAYLQKHTADQSRSFFSIVFPVLICKIFGFDECLSQKSPSSGGWIEQIQASSDSELAGRVFDLLSPSGVLVSSLTAVDRHSLVKYVFPVERLPEWARCMLQNERDSRVLSDLFPLFRGRIKDDQVKGSYHVQLNVFEYYMFWFAYYPVCRGNSESSDAAIVKKSRRFRLENWTSSLPVVGGATRGLGQKNECSLYVRLLYAYLRAFVPDQSSNAHQPYRSSLLHYSSGYDGSVLMQAEFLVNTLIHFWLVDNDFSPLPVNVFRSVGVSFPFRAVLGETPPTSGLGEVLKLFVKYLMRSLFAPTDGFDPVESTGSPLWRVSGSVDVLKSRAALSLFSYGSSVGSWTSLVQRPLYRFILRTFLFCPMETSIKNASQVFSLWLTYIEPWKITLEDFSKLDALVDQSTGNSRNENFQSPDKKDALKDECQSASGYASPWQGFVLSNYLFYSSLVMHFFGFAHKFLHTDTETIIQMLSKVLNVLTSSRELMDLVKRVDAAFHSKPNVSSSPMINSLQKYVPSIREQLQDWEDGLSEGDADGSFLHENWNQNLSLFSESEDGGRHLLQLLILRAESEIQEISGDNLQRNLQTLDSLKAQMCCLFGCTAGSTSPVTSEVKQVQHTRDEIFKPRRVGNQTLTDVKYKGDWMKRPVSDGEIAWLARLLVSLSVWLNEVLGLTQGESSDVWPSWSNVDLSGDGLGKEGGLKEALRMVLCSVGSYLLVFALGIFKFMRLHGLRVNLRVLASKKIVVVMLLSAVFGALKKACGQYPSSPSCNLV, encoded by the exons ATGATCACTCACGCTTACGCTATGGACTCTCAGAACAAAGCTGAAGAGCTTGCGTCCACTATCCTCGCCTCTTCATCTCCACCTATGATATCTGCTGCTTGCACAGCAGTCGAAGCTTACCTTCAGAAACATACCGCAGACCAGAGCCGATCTTTCTTCTCGATTGTGTTCCCTGTCCTAATTTGTAAGATTTTCGGATTCGATGAATGCTTGTCGCAGAAATCGCCTTCGTCTGGTGGATGGATTGAACAGATTCAGGCTTCTAGTGATTCTGAGCTTGCAGGTAGGGTTTTCGATCTGCTTTCCCCTTCTGGTGTTTTGGTTTCTTCGCTTACTGCTGTAGATCGGCATTCTCTGGTGAAATACGTGTTTCCGGTCGAGAGATTGCCTGAATGGGCCAGGTGTATGCTCCAGAATGAGAGAGATTCTCGTGTCTTGTCGGATTTATTTCCGTTGTTCAGAGGGAGGATTAAGGATGATCAAGTTAAGGGTTCTTACCATGTTCAGTTGAATGTGTTTGAATACTATATGTTCTGGTTTGCTTATTATCCTGTGTGCAGGGGCAACAGCGAAAGTTCTGACGCTGCAATAGTTAAGAAAAGCCGGAGGTTTAGGTTAGAGAATTGGACCTCATCTCTCCCAGTTGTAGGGGGTGCTACGCGTGGGTTAGGGCAGAAGAATGAATGTAGCTTGTATGTTCGACTTCTCTATGCTTACCTACGGGCGTTTGTCCCGGATcagagctcaaacgctcatcagCCTTACCGTAGTTCTCTTCTTCATTATTCTTCCGGCTACGATGGCTCAGTTCTCATGCAAGCGGAATTCTTGGTTAATACGTTGATACACTTTTGGTTGGTTGATAATGATTTCTCACCGTTACCTGTGAACGTATTCCGATCAGTCGGTGTCTCTTTTCCTTTCCGAGCAGTTTTGGGTGAGACTCCGCCAACTTCTGGGCTGGGAGAAgttttgaaattgtttgtgaAATATCTGATGAGAAGCTTGTTTGCTCCTACGGACGGTTTTGATCCGGTTGAATCTACTGGAAGCCCTCTTTGGAGGGTTTCAGGTTCTGTTGATGTTTTAAAATCTAGGGCCGCGTTGTCACTATTTTCTTATGGGAGTTCTGTTGGTTCTTGGACCTCTTTGGTTCAAAGGCCTTTGTACAGGTTCATATTAAGAACATTTTTGTTTTGCCCAATGGAGACCTCCATCAAGAATGCATCTCAGGTCTTCTCACTCTGGCTCACTTACATAGAACCATGGAAAATTACATTGGAAGATTTTTCGAAGCTTGATGCACTTGTAGACCAATCTACTGGAAACTCGAGAAATGAGAATTTCCAGTCCCCGGATAAAAAGGATGCCCTCAAGGATGAGTGTCAATCTGCAAGTGGCTATGCATCTCCCTGGCAAGGATTTGTGCTGTCCAATTATCTATTCTATAGCTCTTTGGTTATGCATTTTTTTGGATTTGCCCACAAGTTTCTTCACACAGATACAGAGACAATTATTCAGATGCTGTCAAAG GTACTAAACGTTTTAACATCGTCAAGAGAGCTGATGGACCTAGTAAAGAGAGTTGATGCTGCATTTCATTCAAAACCAAATGTATCTTCCTCACCAATGATCAACAGTTTACAAAAATATGTTCCTTCCATTCGGGAGCAGTtgcag GACTGGGAGGATGGCTTATCTGAGGGTGATGCTGATGGATCCTTCTTACATGAAAACTGGAACCAAAATTTGTCTCTTTTCAGCGAGAGTGAAGATGGTGGACGTCATTTGCTTCAG TTGCTGATATTGCGTGCTGAATCTGAAATCCAAGAAATTTCTGGTGACAATTTGCAACGTAACCTTCAGACCCTGGATTCTTTGAAAGCTCAGATGTGTTGTTTATTTGGTTGCACTGCCGGGAGTACCTCACCAGTCACGTCAGAAGTGAAGCAGGTTCAGCACACCAGGGATGAGATATTCAAGCCCAGGAGGGTTGGCAATCAAACATTAACTGATGTCAAGTACAAGGGTGACTGGATGAAGCGGCCTGTCTCTGATGGTGAGATTGCATGGCTTGCAAGGTTGCTTGTCAGCTTGTCAGTCTGGCTGAATGAGGTTCTTGGGTTAACCCAGGGAGAGAGCAGTGATGTATGGCCATCTTGGTCTAATGTGGACTTATCTGGTGATGGATTAGGGAAGGAAGGTGGGCTCAAGGAGGCTCTTAGGATGGTCCTGTGCTCTGTTGGTTCTTATCTTCTCGTGTTTGCATTAGGGATATTTAAGTTTATGAGATTGCATGGGCTGCGAGTGAACCTGAGGGTGTTGGCATCGAAGAAGATTGTTGTGGTTATGCTTTTATCTGCTGTGTTTGGTGCATTGAAGAAGGCATGTGGGCAGTATCCATCCTCCCCATCCTGTAATTTGGTTTAG